One Methanomassiliicoccales archaeon genomic region harbors:
- the mtnA gene encoding S-methyl-5-thioribose-1-phosphate isomerase — protein MKVVIDGKATDMRALWFEDGKLKMIDQRLLPFEIRVISLSHCNEVAEAIKNMAIRGAPSIGAAAAYGLALAVIDKEDISNAANLLRKTRPTAYDLFYAIDYMVRSIQDGRDPVEAANSYANAIVERCRLIGKHGCELIRDGYRVMTHCNAGALASVDIGTALAPIRFAHTQSKHFFVYVSETRPRLQGMRLTSWELQNEGIPHAVIVDGASGHYMKKDVDVVIVGADRIASNGDFANKIGTYEKAVIAHELDIPFFVAAPISTFDFNLNNGDEIPIELRSEEEVIAIENVRIAPRGVMALNPSFDITPGKYVTGFITEIGILRPSELGEIAKIRS, from the coding sequence GTGAAAGTCGTTATCGACGGAAAAGCTACTGACATGAGAGCCCTTTGGTTCGAAGACGGCAAACTGAAAATGATTGATCAGAGGTTGCTTCCTTTTGAAATTAGAGTGATTAGCCTATCTCATTGCAATGAAGTGGCAGAGGCAATAAAAAATATGGCAATACGGGGCGCCCCATCGATCGGTGCCGCTGCTGCATATGGCCTAGCCCTAGCAGTTATTGATAAAGAAGATATTTCGAATGCAGCTAACCTATTGAGAAAAACAAGACCAACTGCTTATGATCTTTTCTATGCAATTGATTATATGGTTCGATCTATTCAAGATGGAAGAGATCCTGTAGAAGCTGCGAATTCTTATGCCAATGCAATCGTTGAGCGATGCCGGCTTATTGGAAAGCATGGTTGTGAATTAATCAGAGATGGATATAGGGTTATGACTCATTGCAATGCAGGTGCATTAGCTTCAGTCGATATTGGGACAGCACTGGCACCAATACGCTTCGCTCACACCCAAAGTAAGCATTTCTTCGTATATGTGTCTGAAACCCGACCACGACTCCAGGGAATGCGGCTTACATCGTGGGAGCTGCAAAACGAAGGAATACCCCATGCGGTGATCGTTGATGGGGCGTCTGGCCATTACATGAAAAAAGATGTTGACGTTGTTATTGTTGGCGCGGACAGAATAGCGTCTAACGGAGATTTTGCCAATAAGATAGGAACTTACGAAAAAGCGGTAATAGCTCATGAACTGGACATTCCCTTTTTTGTAGCAGCCCCAATTTCAACATTCGACTTCAATCTGAACAACGGCGATGAAATACCTATAGAGCTACGAAGCGAAGAAGAGGTGATTGCAATCGAAAATGTTCGAATCGCACCTCGTGGCGTTATGGCACTTAATCCATCCTTCGATATCACGCCGGGTAAATATGTTACAGGGTTCATAACGGAAATAGGAATTTTGAGACCATCTGAACTTGGCGAAATCGCCAAAATACGGAGTTGA
- a CDS encoding class II aldolase/adducin family protein codes for MGDAKRLKEEIVTIGKLLYERGLVSGTAGNISARVDDEYMLITPSGRCKGFLIESDIMTVSIKSGKAKDKGTPSIETPLHAAIYNRREDVFAIIHTHPVHCTVLAVAGKKLNSSLIPEGVLVLGDVPLIPYRTPGSTELACLLGDNITNRNALLLEKHGAVTVGSNLLEAFLRLETLEFIATLQVHLGLEIENLGLSDDELRIILQKKQL; via the coding sequence ATGGGTGATGCAAAGAGACTCAAAGAAGAAATCGTTACGATTGGGAAGTTGCTTTATGAAAGAGGACTTGTCTCAGGTACGGCGGGAAACATCAGCGCAAGAGTTGATGATGAGTACATGCTTATCACACCTTCAGGCAGGTGTAAGGGATTTTTGATCGAGAGCGATATAATGACGGTCTCGATCAAGAGTGGCAAGGCCAAAGATAAGGGAACTCCATCGATTGAAACACCGCTCCATGCAGCGATTTACAATAGAAGAGAGGATGTCTTCGCGATCATTCATACTCATCCAGTTCACTGCACCGTGCTTGCAGTCGCTGGTAAAAAGCTGAACTCATCGCTCATTCCTGAGGGGGTTCTTGTTCTTGGAGACGTCCCGCTCATACCATACAGAACACCAGGATCCACAGAATTGGCCTGTTTACTTGGCGATAATATCACAAATCGAAATGCTTTGTTATTGGAAAAACATGGAGCTGTAACTGTGGGCTCAAATTTATTGGAGGCTTTTCTTCGTCTCGAAACTCTTGAATTCATAGCGACTCTCCAGGTGCACCTTGGCTTGGAGATAGAAAATCTTGGCTTGAGCGATGATGAGCTGCGGATCATTTTGCAGAAGAAGCAGCTATAA
- a CDS encoding ribosomal biogenesis protein: MILVTKWFGVFLCDDHDIKKFELFPKDAKIIAKKLAAIRKGEILPEEKKLAQKKMQVAELRLSELGRPVNFDGSFIKAEDYGFSEALMREAMLELGKMGVKESVHPDRCVLQAIRAVDDINESINVINERLHEWYGLYFPELSDYAKDMKYVKLIAKFTRKEEIMKELGVDLESLGGQMSEEDIQILREVAESLDKLYQVREGLQKYIADIMKQIAPNLAALLSPSLAARLISLAGGLERLSKLPSSTVQLLGAEKAMFLHLRNHKKPPKHGVIYQHPIVHKAPYWQRGKLARSLASKIAIAAKIDYWQGEYIGDKLIEELEKRKKEIEEKYPTAPRKHRKKG, translated from the coding sequence ATGATCCTCGTCACGAAGTGGTTTGGCGTATTTCTATGCGATGATCACGATATTAAAAAGTTCGAATTGTTTCCCAAAGATGCTAAGATCATCGCCAAGAAACTAGCTGCAATCAGAAAAGGTGAAATTCTTCCAGAGGAAAAGAAGCTGGCGCAAAAAAAGATGCAGGTGGCGGAATTGCGGCTTTCTGAGCTCGGAAGACCTGTGAACTTTGACGGTTCATTTATCAAAGCGGAAGACTACGGATTTTCCGAAGCACTCATGCGTGAAGCGATGCTCGAACTGGGAAAAATGGGCGTGAAGGAATCAGTCCATCCTGATCGATGCGTATTGCAGGCAATTAGAGCCGTTGATGATATCAATGAATCAATTAATGTAATTAACGAAAGATTACATGAATGGTATGGCCTGTATTTTCCAGAACTATCCGACTATGCAAAGGACATGAAGTATGTGAAGCTCATTGCAAAATTCACAAGAAAGGAAGAAATCATGAAAGAACTTGGTGTCGATCTGGAATCCCTAGGAGGCCAAATGTCAGAAGAAGACATACAAATTCTGAGAGAAGTCGCCGAGTCTCTAGATAAATTATACCAAGTCAGGGAGGGTCTCCAGAAATACATTGCCGATATTATGAAACAGATTGCCCCAAACCTGGCAGCACTCTTATCGCCAAGCCTTGCCGCAAGATTGATTTCTTTAGCAGGTGGCCTCGAAAGGCTTTCAAAATTGCCATCGAGTACTGTGCAATTGCTCGGCGCTGAAAAGGCGATGTTTTTGCATTTGAGAAATCATAAAAAACCACCAAAACACGGCGTCATTTATCAGCATCCGATTGTTCATAAAGCACCATACTGGCAAAGAGGAAAGCTGGCGAGATCTCTTGCATCCAAAATAGCAATTGCCGCAAAAATAGACTATTGGCAAGGAGAGTACATCGGAGATAAATTAATAGAGGAGCTTGAAAAAAGAAAGAAAGAGATCGAAGAAAAATACCCCACGGCTCCAAGAAAACATCGAAAAAAGGGTTGA
- a CDS encoding translation initiation factor IF-5A, with the protein MSWTQAEVRELKEGRYILIDDEPCRIISITTSKPGKHGEAKARIDAIGIFDEQKRSIVHPVKHKVQVPIIDKRKAQVLAIAGDEAQLMDLETYENFQLHIPEELKGQINPGDEIMYLVAMGRRKITRV; encoded by the coding sequence ATGTCGTGGACGCAAGCTGAAGTTAGGGAACTCAAGGAAGGTAGATACATTTTAATCGATGATGAGCCTTGCAGAATTATTTCAATCACAACGTCGAAACCAGGGAAACATGGAGAAGCAAAGGCTAGGATCGATGCAATAGGCATTTTTGATGAGCAAAAAAGGAGTATTGTCCATCCAGTGAAGCATAAGGTCCAGGTTCCTATAATCGACAAGAGAAAGGCGCAGGTCCTTGCGATTGCAGGCGATGAAGCACAGTTGATGGATCTCGAGACTTACGAGAACTTTCAATTACACATTCCCGAAGAGTTGAAAGGACAGATTAACCCAGGCGATGAGATCATGTATCTTGTTGCAATGGGAAGGAGAAAAATCACAAGGGTCTAA